A genomic window from Bacteroides sp. includes:
- a CDS encoding DNA/RNA non-specific endonuclease — protein MALSRKTSILFIALAIILILAIGYVLFTKWPVRKVFVLPNKLSAYLPAFQSKNDTLLNYSGFMVSLNKKNKLASLVLYKLRKVDLQNKRAKRKNNFRADPGLRDLVNEPKQYSRSGYDRGHLAPCEDLMSSQEKVDQSFYMSNIAPQIPGFNRGMWKKLENRVRQYAMENDSVIVITGPFRPRFDPRKPGLAVPEYYYKVVLDISPPEYKAIAFLMKNDRLSGEVTEYAISIDSLEATLGYDFFNQLDSTLQEMIEEQVDGRKW, from the coding sequence ATGGCCCTTAGCAGAAAAACCAGCATCCTATTTATTGCCCTGGCCATAATTTTGATACTGGCTATTGGGTATGTGCTATTTACTAAGTGGCCGGTGAGGAAGGTTTTTGTTTTGCCGAACAAGCTTTCGGCTTATTTGCCGGCATTTCAGAGCAAGAACGATACGCTGTTAAATTACAGCGGCTTCATGGTCAGCCTCAACAAGAAGAACAAGCTGGCATCGCTTGTGTTGTATAAGCTGAGGAAGGTCGACCTGCAGAACAAGCGGGCGAAGCGCAAAAATAACTTCAGGGCCGATCCGGGGCTGCGGGATCTTGTGAACGAACCGAAGCAATACTCCAGGAGCGGCTATGACCGCGGGCATCTCGCTCCCTGTGAGGATCTCATGAGCTCGCAGGAGAAGGTTGACCAGAGCTTTTACATGTCGAACATCGCACCGCAGATACCAGGGTTCAACCGGGGCATGTGGAAGAAGCTCGAGAACCGGGTAAGGCAATATGCTATGGAGAACGACAGTGTGATCGTCATCACCGGTCCTTTTCGGCCCAGGTTCGATCCGCGTAAGCCCGGGCTTGCTGTGCCGGAATATTATTACAAGGTCGTGCTCGACATCTCACCTCCCGAATACAAGGCAATCGCCTTTCTAATGAAGAACGACCGCCTCAGCGGTGAAGTGACCGAATATGCCATCTCCATCGATTCCCTGGAAGCAACCCTGGGGTATGATTTCTTCAACCAGCTCGACAGCACCCTGCAGGAGATGATTGAGGAGCAGGTTGATGGAAGGAAAT
- a CDS encoding class I SAM-dependent methyltransferase codes for MKIKGSVKVVRKNDLYYELDSNNRVRIRKPWLGDIFSAFYDRIMERNIFPKKFNGSIHKHFELLKNEFNTIHGRQIIEFATGSGNAVEFLNNDNVYTGIDVSAGLLRIARKKLILSGFKEPEFYVSDASDTPFAEDCFDMAICNLSLNFFRDIDAFISELQRVLKPGGTFYCSTPIPEKKKPGVKIRGTLFSAEELENKFQRQGFDFQKLPYENGSLLYFIATLREA; via the coding sequence ATGAAAATTAAAGGGTCGGTCAAGGTTGTCCGCAAAAATGACCTTTATTATGAGTTAGATAGCAATAATAGGGTCAGGATACGTAAACCCTGGCTCGGGGATATCTTTTCGGCCTTCTATGACCGGATCATGGAAAGGAACATTTTCCCCAAAAAGTTTAATGGTTCCATTCACAAGCATTTTGAGCTACTAAAGAATGAATTTAATACTATCCATGGCAGGCAGATCATAGAATTCGCCACGGGAAGCGGCAACGCCGTTGAATTTTTGAATAATGATAATGTTTATACGGGCATTGATGTGAGCGCGGGACTGCTTCGCATCGCCAGGAAAAAACTCATCCTGTCTGGTTTCAAAGAGCCTGAATTTTACGTCAGTGACGCATCTGATACGCCTTTTGCTGAAGATTGCTTCGATATGGCCATATGCAATTTGTCGCTAAACTTTTTCCGGGATATCGATGCGTTCATTTCAGAACTGCAAAGAGTCCTTAAACCAGGCGGCACCTTTTATTGCAGCACACCCATCCCGGAAAAGAAAAAGCCCGGGGTGAAAATTCGCGGGACCCTTTTCTCAGCCGAAGAACTGGAAAACAAATTTCAACGCCAGGGATTTGATTTTCAAAAGCTGCCCTATGAAAATGGATCCCTGCTTTATTTTATAGCTACATTGAGAGAGGCGTAA